The genome window ATGATCTGCACATAAACTAAAGTTAGAATGTGTTTTAATTTGTTATATTATCACATATAATAATCACAATTTAACTTTTCTAACATTATTCATTATTTAAGAAAGAGGGTAAGAGTATGGATGAAGTCCAAACGATCCAAACAAACATCCTGATTGTCGATGCCGAAGAGCGGTTTCGCCGGTTATTGCGAAAACACCTGGAAAAGGAAGACTTCATGATCGATGAAGCCGCTGACGGGAAAACCGCTTTGAGCAAGGCCGAACAAATCAACTATGATATGATTGTGCTTGATACCCTGCTTCCGGATTTAAGCGGCATCGACGTTTGCGAAAAATTGCGGCGGATCAAATCCACGCCTGTCATTATGCTGACCGCTCAAGGTGAGGAGGACGACCGATTGCGCGGGTTTCAAGCGGGCGCGGATGACTATGTCGTCAAGCCGTTCAGCCCCCGCGAAATGATATATCGCGTGAAAGCCGTGCTGAAACGCTGCAAAACCACACGTCACCTGCCGATGGCAGCATGCCGTGCGCAAATCCGCATACACTTTCCGAACCTCGTCATCGACCATGATGCGCATCGGGTCACTGTTGATGGGAGAGAGGTTTATTTAACTCCAACAGAATATGATTTGCTGTATTTTCTGGCTTCAAATCCCAATAGAGTCTTCTCCAGGCACGATCTGTTGAAGCATGTTTGGGAATACGCTGATATCAAGGACTCGCGAACGGTCGATACGCATATCAAAAAATTGCGGGAGAAACTAAACGGGGCTTCCACTGAGGCGTCAACAATGATCTCCACCATTTGGGGAACGGGGTATCTGCTAAGAA of Ferviditalea candida contains these proteins:
- a CDS encoding response regulator, encoding MDEVQTIQTNILIVDAEERFRRLLRKHLEKEDFMIDEAADGKTALSKAEQINYDMIVLDTLLPDLSGIDVCEKLRRIKSTPVIMLTAQGEEDDRLRGFQAGADDYVVKPFSPREMIYRVKAVLKRCKTTRHLPMAACRAQIRIHFPNLVIDHDAHRVTVDGREVYLTPTEYDLLYFLASNPNRVFSRHDLLKHVWEYADIKDSRTVDTHIKKLREKLNGASTEASTMISTIWGTGYLLRNDSA